From the Coriobacteriia bacterium genome, one window contains:
- the rpmC gene encoding 50S ribosomal protein L29, translating into MKNTEIREFEDTDLLQKLKDARAELFNLRFQLATGQLDN; encoded by the coding sequence ATGAAGAACACAGAAATCAGAGAGTTCGAAGACACGGACCTTTTGCAGAAGCTGAAGGACGCCCGTGCCGAGCTGTTCAACCTGCGTTTCCAGCTTGCCACCGGCCAGCTGGACAACA